A single window of Mustela erminea isolate mMusErm1 chromosome 4, mMusErm1.Pri, whole genome shotgun sequence DNA harbors:
- the LOC116589211 gene encoding uncharacterized protein LOC116589211: MLDQQPKTNHQVRQHPQPEAGQATCRQLLAPGKPGLGIHSQALPAPHFVGVRRRGGGFAGWHIGLQFPRPRGCPPSAGRKAVRADWSWTRHEGGVAGTTGTGAGDTSPFRVNPQLLKAKYGGTERGVDLIGVCPQKCLGAQNTAVPGTGSPWGRASPVTRRGQKGNARSPGQRGSAAQNAVALLVHRAGLEQQRNTKAKIIKRKRYGPHLCPVYSLQGSSLPPRPALTYLHEAGSRVSM; the protein is encoded by the exons ATGCTTGATCAACAACCCAAAACAAACCACCAGGTCAGACAACACCCGCAGCCCGAGGCTGGCCAGGCGACCTGCAGGCAGCTGCTGGCCCCCGGGAAGCCCGGACTGGGGATCCACTCTCAGGCCCTACCCGCACCCCACTTTGTGGGTGTCAgacggcggggtggggggtttgCAGGTTGGCACATCGGGTTGCAGTTTCCACGCCCACGAGGGTGCCCTCCCTCGGCGGGGAGAAAGGCTGTTAGAGCCGACTGGTCATGGACGAGGCACGAGGGTGGCGTGGCGGGGACGACGGGGACAGGAGCTGGTGACACGTCTCCATTTAGAGTAAATCCCCAATTACTAAAAGCGAAGTACGGTGGCACGGAGAGGGGTGTCGACCTCATTGGGGTCTGCCCTCAGAAATGCTTAGGGGCACAGAATACTGCGGTGCCTGGCACCGGAAGCCCCTGGGGACGGGCGTCTCCGGTGACCCGCCGCGGGCAGAAGGGAAACGCGCGCTCACCTGGACAGCGCGGCTCAGCGGCACAGAATGCTGTCGCCCTGCTTGTTCACCGCGCCGGCCTGGAACAGCAACGAAACACCAAGGCAAAG ATCATTAAGAGAAAGAGATACGGACCTCACCTCTGCCCAGTCTACTCTCTGCAAGGaagctctctccctccccgcccagcACTGACATACCTGCACGAGGCCG
- the ID4 gene encoding DNA-binding protein inhibitor ID-4: MKAVSPVRPSGRKAPSGCGGGELALRCLAEHGHSLGGSAAAAAAAAAARCKAAEAAADEPALCLQCDMNDCYSRLRRLVPTIPPNKKVSKVEILQHVIDYILDLQLALETHPALLRQPPPPAPPHHPAGTCPAAPPRTPLTALNTDPAGAVNKQGDSILCR, translated from the exons ATGAAGGCGGTGAGCCCGGTGCGCCCCTCGGGCCGCAAGGCGCCGTCGGGCTGCGGCGGTGGGGAGCTGGCTCTGCGCTGCCTGGCCGAGCACGgccacagcctgggtggctcggcggccgcggcggcggcggcggcggcagcgcgCTGCaaggcggcggaggcggcggccgACGAGCCGGCGCTGTGCCTGCAGTGCGATATGAACGACTGCTACAGCCGCCTGCGGAGGCTGGTGCCCACCATCCCGCCCAACAAGAAAGTCAGCAAAGTGGAGATCCTGCAGCACGTTATCGATTACATCCTGGACCTGCAGCTGGCGCTGGAGACGCACCCGGCTCTGCTGAGGCAGCCGCCACCGCCGGCGCCACCGCACCACCCAGCCGGGACCTGTCCCGCAGCGCCGCCGCGGACCCCGCTCACGGCGCTCAACACCGACCCG GCCGGCGCGGTGAACAAGCAGGGCGACAGCATTCTGTGCCGCTGA